A DNA window from Jaculus jaculus isolate mJacJac1 chromosome 1, mJacJac1.mat.Y.cur, whole genome shotgun sequence contains the following coding sequences:
- the Sh3glb2 gene encoding endophilin-B2 isoform X5 → MDFNMKKLASDAGIFFTRAVQFTEEKFGQAEKTELDANFENLLARADSTKNWTERILRQTEVLLQPNPSARVEEFLYEKLDRKVPSRVTNGELLAQYMAEAASELGPTTPYGQTLIQVSEAEKRLGAAERDFIHAASISFLTPLRNFLEGDWKTISKERRLLQNRRLDLDACKARLKKAKAAEAKATTVPDFQETRPRNYILSASASALWNDEVDKAEQELRVAQTEFDRQAEVTRLLLEGISSTHVNHLRCLHEFVKSQTTYYAQCYRHMLDLQKQLGSSQGAIFPGTFVGTTEPAAPPLSSSSPTNTVATMPVVPSVASMAPPGEAALCLEEVAPPASGTRKARVLYDYEAADSSELALLADELITVYSLPGMDPDWLIGERGNKKGKVPVTYLELLS, encoded by the exons TTCACAGAGGAGAAGTTTGGCCAGGCTGAGAAGACTGAACTTGATGCCAACTTTGAGAACCTCCTGGCCCGGGCAGACAGTACCAAGAACTGGACAGAGCGGATCCTGAGGCAGACTGAGGTGCTGCTGCAGCCCAACCCCA GTGCTCGAGTGGAGGAGTTCCTGTATGAGAAGCTGGACAGGAAGGTCCCCTCGCGTGTCACCAACGGGGAGCTGTTGGCTCAGTATATGGCGGAGGCGGCCAGTGAGCTGGGGCCCACCACGCCCTATG GGCAAACACTCATTCAGGTTTCAGAGGCTGAAAAGCGCCTGGGAGCTGCAGAGAGGGATTTTATTCATGCTGCCTCCATCAGCTTCCTCACGCCCCTGCGCAACTTCTTGGAAGGGGACTGGAAGACGATTTCG AAGGAGAGGCGACTCCTCCAGAACCGGCGTCTGGACCTGGACGCCTGCAAAGCACGGCTGAAGAAGGCCAAGGCTGCTGAAGCCAAAGCCACG ACGGTGCCTGACTTTCAGGAGACTAGACCTCGTAATTACATTCTCTCGGCCAGCGCCTCCGCG CTTTGGAATGATGAAGTAGATAAG GCTGAACAGGAACTTCGAGTGGCCCAGACAGAGTTTGACCGGCAGGCAGAAGTGACTCGTCTCCTGTTGGAGGGTATCAGCAGCACCCAC GTGAACCACCTTCGCTGCCTCCATGAGTTTGTCAAGTCTCAGACGACTTACTATGCACAGTGCTACCGCCACATGCTGGACTTGCAGAAGCAGCTGGGCAG CTCCCAAGGCGCCAT ATTTCCAGGCACCTTCGTGGGTACTACAGAACCTGCCGCCCCACCTCTGAGCAGCTCCTCACCCACCAACACTGTGGCTACGATGCCTGTAGTGCCCAGTGTGGCCAGCATGGCCCCTCCGGGGGAGGCTGCACTCTGCCTGGAGGAGGTGGCCCCGCCTGCTAGTGGGACTCGAAAGGCCCGGGTGCTCTATGACTATGAGGCAGCTGACAGCAGTGAGCTGGCCCTGCTGGCTGATGAG CTTATCACTGTGTACAGCCTGCCTGGCATGGACCCCGACTGGCTCATTGGTGAGAGAGGCAACAAGAAGGGCAAGGTCCCTGTCACCTACTTGGAACTGCTTAGTTAA
- the Sh3glb2 gene encoding endophilin-B2 isoform X2 — protein sequence MDFNMKKLASDAGIFFTRAVQFTEEKFGQAEKTELDANFENLLARADSTKNWTERILRQTEVLLQPNPSARVEEFLYEKLDRKVPSRVTNGELLAQYMAEAASELGPTTPYGQTLIQVSEAEKRLGAAERDFIHAASISFLTPLRNFLEGDWKTISKERRLLQNRRLDLDACKARLKKAKAAEAKATTVPDFQETRPRNYILSASASATLDDTSHPPPRAEWKERHPEGWKTPCFFLLPLTPSVTQARGCLSLPEDRKLWNDEVDKAEQELRVAQTEFDRQAEVTRLLLEGISSTHVNHLRCLHEFVKSQTTYYAQCYRHMLDLQKQLGSSQGAIFPGTFVGTTEPAAPPLSSSSPTNTVATMPVVPSVASMAPPGEAALCLEEVAPPASGTRKARVLYDYEAADSSELALLADELITVYSLPGMDPDWLIGERGNKKGKVPVTYLELLS from the exons TTCACAGAGGAGAAGTTTGGCCAGGCTGAGAAGACTGAACTTGATGCCAACTTTGAGAACCTCCTGGCCCGGGCAGACAGTACCAAGAACTGGACAGAGCGGATCCTGAGGCAGACTGAGGTGCTGCTGCAGCCCAACCCCA GTGCTCGAGTGGAGGAGTTCCTGTATGAGAAGCTGGACAGGAAGGTCCCCTCGCGTGTCACCAACGGGGAGCTGTTGGCTCAGTATATGGCGGAGGCGGCCAGTGAGCTGGGGCCCACCACGCCCTATG GGCAAACACTCATTCAGGTTTCAGAGGCTGAAAAGCGCCTGGGAGCTGCAGAGAGGGATTTTATTCATGCTGCCTCCATCAGCTTCCTCACGCCCCTGCGCAACTTCTTGGAAGGGGACTGGAAGACGATTTCG AAGGAGAGGCGACTCCTCCAGAACCGGCGTCTGGACCTGGACGCCTGCAAAGCACGGCTGAAGAAGGCCAAGGCTGCTGAAGCCAAAGCCACG ACGGTGCCTGACTTTCAGGAGACTAGACCTCGTAATTACATTCTCTCGGCCAGCGCCTCCGCG ACCCTGGATGACACTTCCCACCCTCCTCCCCGGGCCGAGTGGAAGGAGAGACATCCTGAAGGGTGGAAGAcgccctgtttttttcttttgccactGACCCCCAGTGTGACTCAGGCCCGAGGCTGCCTTTCTCTGCCAGAGGACAGAAAG CTTTGGAATGATGAAGTAGATAAG GCTGAACAGGAACTTCGAGTGGCCCAGACAGAGTTTGACCGGCAGGCAGAAGTGACTCGTCTCCTGTTGGAGGGTATCAGCAGCACCCAC GTGAACCACCTTCGCTGCCTCCATGAGTTTGTCAAGTCTCAGACGACTTACTATGCACAGTGCTACCGCCACATGCTGGACTTGCAGAAGCAGCTGGGCAG CTCCCAAGGCGCCAT ATTTCCAGGCACCTTCGTGGGTACTACAGAACCTGCCGCCCCACCTCTGAGCAGCTCCTCACCCACCAACACTGTGGCTACGATGCCTGTAGTGCCCAGTGTGGCCAGCATGGCCCCTCCGGGGGAGGCTGCACTCTGCCTGGAGGAGGTGGCCCCGCCTGCTAGTGGGACTCGAAAGGCCCGGGTGCTCTATGACTATGAGGCAGCTGACAGCAGTGAGCTGGCCCTGCTGGCTGATGAG CTTATCACTGTGTACAGCCTGCCTGGCATGGACCCCGACTGGCTCATTGGTGAGAGAGGCAACAAGAAGGGCAAGGTCCCTGTCACCTACTTGGAACTGCTTAGTTAA
- the Sh3glb2 gene encoding endophilin-B2 isoform X4, translated as MDFNMKKLASDAGIFFTRAVQFTEEKFGQAEKTELDANFENLLARADSTKNWTERILRQTEVLLQPNPSARVEEFLYEKLDRKVPSRVTNGELLAQYMAEAASELGPTTPYGQTLIQVSEAEKRLGAAERDFIHAASISFLTPLRNFLEGDWKTISKERRLLQNRRLDLDACKARLKKAKAAEAKATCEGDTVPDFQETRPRNYILSASASALWNDEVDKAEQELRVAQTEFDRQAEVTRLLLEGISSTHVNHLRCLHEFVKSQTTYYAQCYRHMLDLQKQLGSSQGAIFPGTFVGTTEPAAPPLSSSSPTNTVATMPVVPSVASMAPPGEAALCLEEVAPPASGTRKARVLYDYEAADSSELALLADELITVYSLPGMDPDWLIGERGNKKGKVPVTYLELLS; from the exons TTCACAGAGGAGAAGTTTGGCCAGGCTGAGAAGACTGAACTTGATGCCAACTTTGAGAACCTCCTGGCCCGGGCAGACAGTACCAAGAACTGGACAGAGCGGATCCTGAGGCAGACTGAGGTGCTGCTGCAGCCCAACCCCA GTGCTCGAGTGGAGGAGTTCCTGTATGAGAAGCTGGACAGGAAGGTCCCCTCGCGTGTCACCAACGGGGAGCTGTTGGCTCAGTATATGGCGGAGGCGGCCAGTGAGCTGGGGCCCACCACGCCCTATG GGCAAACACTCATTCAGGTTTCAGAGGCTGAAAAGCGCCTGGGAGCTGCAGAGAGGGATTTTATTCATGCTGCCTCCATCAGCTTCCTCACGCCCCTGCGCAACTTCTTGGAAGGGGACTGGAAGACGATTTCG AAGGAGAGGCGACTCCTCCAGAACCGGCGTCTGGACCTGGACGCCTGCAAAGCACGGCTGAAGAAGGCCAAGGCTGCTGAAGCCAAAGCCACG TGTGAGGGAGAT ACGGTGCCTGACTTTCAGGAGACTAGACCTCGTAATTACATTCTCTCGGCCAGCGCCTCCGCG CTTTGGAATGATGAAGTAGATAAG GCTGAACAGGAACTTCGAGTGGCCCAGACAGAGTTTGACCGGCAGGCAGAAGTGACTCGTCTCCTGTTGGAGGGTATCAGCAGCACCCAC GTGAACCACCTTCGCTGCCTCCATGAGTTTGTCAAGTCTCAGACGACTTACTATGCACAGTGCTACCGCCACATGCTGGACTTGCAGAAGCAGCTGGGCAG CTCCCAAGGCGCCAT ATTTCCAGGCACCTTCGTGGGTACTACAGAACCTGCCGCCCCACCTCTGAGCAGCTCCTCACCCACCAACACTGTGGCTACGATGCCTGTAGTGCCCAGTGTGGCCAGCATGGCCCCTCCGGGGGAGGCTGCACTCTGCCTGGAGGAGGTGGCCCCGCCTGCTAGTGGGACTCGAAAGGCCCGGGTGCTCTATGACTATGAGGCAGCTGACAGCAGTGAGCTGGCCCTGCTGGCTGATGAG CTTATCACTGTGTACAGCCTGCCTGGCATGGACCCCGACTGGCTCATTGGTGAGAGAGGCAACAAGAAGGGCAAGGTCCCTGTCACCTACTTGGAACTGCTTAGTTAA
- the Sh3glb2 gene encoding endophilin-B2 isoform X6: MDFNMKKLASDAGIFFTRAVQFTEEKFGQAEKTELDANFENLLARADSTKNWTERILRQTEVLLQPNPSARVEEFLYEKLDRKVPSRVTNGELLAQYMAEAASELGPTTPYGQTLIQVSEAEKRLGAAERDFIHAASISFLTPLRNFLEGDWKTISKERRLLQNRRLDLDACKARLKKAKAAEAKATTVPDFQETRPRNYILSASASALWNDEVDKAEQELRVAQTEFDRQAEVTRLLLEGISSTHVNHLRCLHEFVKSQTTYYAQCYRHMLDLQKQLGRFPGTFVGTTEPAAPPLSSSSPTNTVATMPVVPSVASMAPPGEAALCLEEVAPPASGTRKARVLYDYEAADSSELALLADELITVYSLPGMDPDWLIGERGNKKGKVPVTYLELLS, translated from the exons TTCACAGAGGAGAAGTTTGGCCAGGCTGAGAAGACTGAACTTGATGCCAACTTTGAGAACCTCCTGGCCCGGGCAGACAGTACCAAGAACTGGACAGAGCGGATCCTGAGGCAGACTGAGGTGCTGCTGCAGCCCAACCCCA GTGCTCGAGTGGAGGAGTTCCTGTATGAGAAGCTGGACAGGAAGGTCCCCTCGCGTGTCACCAACGGGGAGCTGTTGGCTCAGTATATGGCGGAGGCGGCCAGTGAGCTGGGGCCCACCACGCCCTATG GGCAAACACTCATTCAGGTTTCAGAGGCTGAAAAGCGCCTGGGAGCTGCAGAGAGGGATTTTATTCATGCTGCCTCCATCAGCTTCCTCACGCCCCTGCGCAACTTCTTGGAAGGGGACTGGAAGACGATTTCG AAGGAGAGGCGACTCCTCCAGAACCGGCGTCTGGACCTGGACGCCTGCAAAGCACGGCTGAAGAAGGCCAAGGCTGCTGAAGCCAAAGCCACG ACGGTGCCTGACTTTCAGGAGACTAGACCTCGTAATTACATTCTCTCGGCCAGCGCCTCCGCG CTTTGGAATGATGAAGTAGATAAG GCTGAACAGGAACTTCGAGTGGCCCAGACAGAGTTTGACCGGCAGGCAGAAGTGACTCGTCTCCTGTTGGAGGGTATCAGCAGCACCCAC GTGAACCACCTTCGCTGCCTCCATGAGTTTGTCAAGTCTCAGACGACTTACTATGCACAGTGCTACCGCCACATGCTGGACTTGCAGAAGCAGCTGGGCAG ATTTCCAGGCACCTTCGTGGGTACTACAGAACCTGCCGCCCCACCTCTGAGCAGCTCCTCACCCACCAACACTGTGGCTACGATGCCTGTAGTGCCCAGTGTGGCCAGCATGGCCCCTCCGGGGGAGGCTGCACTCTGCCTGGAGGAGGTGGCCCCGCCTGCTAGTGGGACTCGAAAGGCCCGGGTGCTCTATGACTATGAGGCAGCTGACAGCAGTGAGCTGGCCCTGCTGGCTGATGAG CTTATCACTGTGTACAGCCTGCCTGGCATGGACCCCGACTGGCTCATTGGTGAGAGAGGCAACAAGAAGGGCAAGGTCCCTGTCACCTACTTGGAACTGCTTAGTTAA
- the Sh3glb2 gene encoding endophilin-B2 isoform X1 — protein sequence MDFNMKKLASDAGIFFTRAVQFTEEKFGQAEKTELDANFENLLARADSTKNWTERILRQTEVLLQPNPSARVEEFLYEKLDRKVPSRVTNGELLAQYMAEAASELGPTTPYGQTLIQVSEAEKRLGAAERDFIHAASISFLTPLRNFLEGDWKTISKERRLLQNRRLDLDACKARLKKAKAAEAKATCEGDTVPDFQETRPRNYILSASASATLDDTSHPPPRAEWKERHPEGWKTPCFFLLPLTPSVTQARGCLSLPEDRKLWNDEVDKAEQELRVAQTEFDRQAEVTRLLLEGISSTHVNHLRCLHEFVKSQTTYYAQCYRHMLDLQKQLGSSQGAIFPGTFVGTTEPAAPPLSSSSPTNTVATMPVVPSVASMAPPGEAALCLEEVAPPASGTRKARVLYDYEAADSSELALLADELITVYSLPGMDPDWLIGERGNKKGKVPVTYLELLS from the exons TTCACAGAGGAGAAGTTTGGCCAGGCTGAGAAGACTGAACTTGATGCCAACTTTGAGAACCTCCTGGCCCGGGCAGACAGTACCAAGAACTGGACAGAGCGGATCCTGAGGCAGACTGAGGTGCTGCTGCAGCCCAACCCCA GTGCTCGAGTGGAGGAGTTCCTGTATGAGAAGCTGGACAGGAAGGTCCCCTCGCGTGTCACCAACGGGGAGCTGTTGGCTCAGTATATGGCGGAGGCGGCCAGTGAGCTGGGGCCCACCACGCCCTATG GGCAAACACTCATTCAGGTTTCAGAGGCTGAAAAGCGCCTGGGAGCTGCAGAGAGGGATTTTATTCATGCTGCCTCCATCAGCTTCCTCACGCCCCTGCGCAACTTCTTGGAAGGGGACTGGAAGACGATTTCG AAGGAGAGGCGACTCCTCCAGAACCGGCGTCTGGACCTGGACGCCTGCAAAGCACGGCTGAAGAAGGCCAAGGCTGCTGAAGCCAAAGCCACG TGTGAGGGAGAT ACGGTGCCTGACTTTCAGGAGACTAGACCTCGTAATTACATTCTCTCGGCCAGCGCCTCCGCG ACCCTGGATGACACTTCCCACCCTCCTCCCCGGGCCGAGTGGAAGGAGAGACATCCTGAAGGGTGGAAGAcgccctgtttttttcttttgccactGACCCCCAGTGTGACTCAGGCCCGAGGCTGCCTTTCTCTGCCAGAGGACAGAAAG CTTTGGAATGATGAAGTAGATAAG GCTGAACAGGAACTTCGAGTGGCCCAGACAGAGTTTGACCGGCAGGCAGAAGTGACTCGTCTCCTGTTGGAGGGTATCAGCAGCACCCAC GTGAACCACCTTCGCTGCCTCCATGAGTTTGTCAAGTCTCAGACGACTTACTATGCACAGTGCTACCGCCACATGCTGGACTTGCAGAAGCAGCTGGGCAG CTCCCAAGGCGCCAT ATTTCCAGGCACCTTCGTGGGTACTACAGAACCTGCCGCCCCACCTCTGAGCAGCTCCTCACCCACCAACACTGTGGCTACGATGCCTGTAGTGCCCAGTGTGGCCAGCATGGCCCCTCCGGGGGAGGCTGCACTCTGCCTGGAGGAGGTGGCCCCGCCTGCTAGTGGGACTCGAAAGGCCCGGGTGCTCTATGACTATGAGGCAGCTGACAGCAGTGAGCTGGCCCTGCTGGCTGATGAG CTTATCACTGTGTACAGCCTGCCTGGCATGGACCCCGACTGGCTCATTGGTGAGAGAGGCAACAAGAAGGGCAAGGTCCCTGTCACCTACTTGGAACTGCTTAGTTAA
- the Sh3glb2 gene encoding endophilin-B2 isoform X3, with amino-acid sequence MDFNMKKLASDAGIFFTRAVQFTEEKFGQAEKTELDANFENLLARADSTKNWTERILRQTEVLLQPNPSARVEEFLYEKLDRKVPSRVTNGELLAQYMAEAASELGPTTPYGQTLIQVSEAEKRLGAAERDFIHAASISFLTPLRNFLEGDWKTISKERRLLQNRRLDLDACKARLKKAKAAEAKATCEGDTVPDFQETRPRNYILSASASATLDDTSHPPPRAEWKERHPEGWKTPCFFLLPLTPSVTQARGCLSLPEDRKLWNDEVDKAEQELRVAQTEFDRQAEVTRLLLEGISSTHVNHLRCLHEFVKSQTTYYAQCYRHMLDLQKQLGRFPGTFVGTTEPAAPPLSSSSPTNTVATMPVVPSVASMAPPGEAALCLEEVAPPASGTRKARVLYDYEAADSSELALLADELITVYSLPGMDPDWLIGERGNKKGKVPVTYLELLS; translated from the exons TTCACAGAGGAGAAGTTTGGCCAGGCTGAGAAGACTGAACTTGATGCCAACTTTGAGAACCTCCTGGCCCGGGCAGACAGTACCAAGAACTGGACAGAGCGGATCCTGAGGCAGACTGAGGTGCTGCTGCAGCCCAACCCCA GTGCTCGAGTGGAGGAGTTCCTGTATGAGAAGCTGGACAGGAAGGTCCCCTCGCGTGTCACCAACGGGGAGCTGTTGGCTCAGTATATGGCGGAGGCGGCCAGTGAGCTGGGGCCCACCACGCCCTATG GGCAAACACTCATTCAGGTTTCAGAGGCTGAAAAGCGCCTGGGAGCTGCAGAGAGGGATTTTATTCATGCTGCCTCCATCAGCTTCCTCACGCCCCTGCGCAACTTCTTGGAAGGGGACTGGAAGACGATTTCG AAGGAGAGGCGACTCCTCCAGAACCGGCGTCTGGACCTGGACGCCTGCAAAGCACGGCTGAAGAAGGCCAAGGCTGCTGAAGCCAAAGCCACG TGTGAGGGAGAT ACGGTGCCTGACTTTCAGGAGACTAGACCTCGTAATTACATTCTCTCGGCCAGCGCCTCCGCG ACCCTGGATGACACTTCCCACCCTCCTCCCCGGGCCGAGTGGAAGGAGAGACATCCTGAAGGGTGGAAGAcgccctgtttttttcttttgccactGACCCCCAGTGTGACTCAGGCCCGAGGCTGCCTTTCTCTGCCAGAGGACAGAAAG CTTTGGAATGATGAAGTAGATAAG GCTGAACAGGAACTTCGAGTGGCCCAGACAGAGTTTGACCGGCAGGCAGAAGTGACTCGTCTCCTGTTGGAGGGTATCAGCAGCACCCAC GTGAACCACCTTCGCTGCCTCCATGAGTTTGTCAAGTCTCAGACGACTTACTATGCACAGTGCTACCGCCACATGCTGGACTTGCAGAAGCAGCTGGGCAG ATTTCCAGGCACCTTCGTGGGTACTACAGAACCTGCCGCCCCACCTCTGAGCAGCTCCTCACCCACCAACACTGTGGCTACGATGCCTGTAGTGCCCAGTGTGGCCAGCATGGCCCCTCCGGGGGAGGCTGCACTCTGCCTGGAGGAGGTGGCCCCGCCTGCTAGTGGGACTCGAAAGGCCCGGGTGCTCTATGACTATGAGGCAGCTGACAGCAGTGAGCTGGCCCTGCTGGCTGATGAG CTTATCACTGTGTACAGCCTGCCTGGCATGGACCCCGACTGGCTCATTGGTGAGAGAGGCAACAAGAAGGGCAAGGTCCCTGTCACCTACTTGGAACTGCTTAGTTAA